Proteins encoded in a region of the Mycolicibacterium chitae genome:
- a CDS encoding metal-dependent hydrolase, with protein MTDLIVRKMRFAFASYPVPFLWNEANPAFSGMANAVSFLAIGFEKMIGRMITEAMPLIKDPAIAEEADAFVRQEGQHSMAHRQHAKGLIKSYPQLQHTYDKVIAAFDDLTANTPLKYRLAYTADLEATFTPVFKLMLDHDDTLFAAGDDRVASLFLWHFVEEVEHRSSALLIYDEVVDDPWYRMRVAPSIFKHVWAVIQMACDDFNSYIPVEDRKVDAISTFGMQRRKKAVLQKLPFLKVSDDGPFGNAFGHLPIRDQLAAVVGVVRSQIPGHDPAHEKLPALAQVWFDRYDAGYDVTRWYTADADDKVEWKQAADV; from the coding sequence ATGACGGATCTGATCGTCCGCAAGATGCGCTTCGCGTTCGCGAGCTACCCGGTGCCCTTCCTCTGGAACGAGGCCAACCCGGCGTTCTCGGGGATGGCCAACGCGGTGTCCTTCCTGGCCATCGGCTTCGAGAAGATGATCGGCCGGATGATCACCGAGGCCATGCCGTTGATCAAGGACCCCGCCATCGCCGAGGAGGCCGACGCGTTCGTGCGCCAAGAGGGCCAACACTCGATGGCACACCGTCAGCACGCCAAGGGCCTGATCAAGTCCTACCCGCAACTGCAGCACACCTACGACAAGGTCATCGCGGCCTTCGACGACCTGACCGCCAACACCCCGCTGAAGTACCGGTTGGCCTACACCGCCGACCTCGAGGCCACCTTCACGCCGGTCTTCAAGCTGATGCTCGACCACGACGACACCCTGTTCGCCGCCGGCGACGACCGGGTGGCGTCGCTGTTCCTGTGGCACTTCGTCGAGGAGGTCGAACACCGCAGTTCGGCGCTGCTGATCTACGACGAGGTCGTCGACGACCCGTGGTACCGGATGCGGGTGGCGCCGTCGATCTTCAAGCACGTCTGGGCCGTCATCCAGATGGCCTGCGACGACTTCAACTCCTACATCCCCGTCGAGGACCGCAAGGTCGACGCCATCTCCACGTTCGGGATGCAGCGCCGCAAAAAGGCGGTGCTGCAGAAGCTTCCGTTCCTCAAGGTCAGCGACGACGGGCCGTTCGGCAACGCCTTCGGACACCTGCCGATCCGGGATCAGCTGGCCGCCGTGGTCGGCGTCGTCCGCAGCCAGATCCCCGGCCACGATCCCGCGCACGAAAAGCTGCCCGCGCTGGCCCAGGTCTGGTTCGATCGCTACGACGCGGGCTACGACGTCACCCGGTGGTACACCGCCGACGCCGACGACAAGGTCGAGTGGAAGCAGGCCGCCGATGTCTGA
- a CDS encoding diol dehydratase small subunit yields the protein MTISAHSGRGLEQVTVEAARNGDLTLDDIRISRETLLVQAEAAEATGSAQLGTNLRRAAELTALSTDDMLAAYEALRPGRSTFEELEELAQRLVAQEAHACAELVREAAAAYRRRGLLR from the coding sequence ATGACCATCTCCGCGCATTCGGGTCGCGGCCTCGAGCAGGTGACCGTCGAGGCCGCCCGCAACGGCGATCTGACCCTCGACGACATCCGGATCAGCCGGGAGACGCTGCTGGTGCAGGCCGAGGCCGCCGAGGCCACCGGGTCGGCGCAGTTGGGCACCAACCTGCGTCGGGCCGCGGAGCTGACCGCGCTGAGCACCGACGACATGCTCGCCGCCTACGAGGCGTTGCGTCCCGGCCGCTCCACGTTCGAGGAACTCGAGGAGTTGGCGCAGCGCCTGGTGGCCCAGGAGGCGCATGCCTGCGCCGAGTTGGTCCGCGAGGCCGCCGCTGCCTACCGCCGGCGCGGCCTGCTGCGGTGA
- a CDS encoding PIG-L deacetylase family protein codes for MTATDDRPALQPIREDWDTALCVVAHPDDMEFGAAAAVARWTRQGKKIVYCMVTSGEAGIDGMHPEQCAKTREAEQVESARIVGVDVVDFLRLPDGILEYGVPLRRAIAAEVRKHRPDIVVTNNFRDGWGGRALNQADHIATGKATLDAVRDAGNRWIFAEQLVDGTEPWGGVQEVWAAGSPGAEHGVDITDTFDLGVESLRTHRAYIDGLGWEHFDPAEFLAEASRQAGARMGVTHATMFEVFSMGWGD; via the coding sequence ATGACCGCTACCGATGACCGGCCCGCACTGCAACCGATTCGAGAGGACTGGGACACCGCGCTGTGTGTGGTCGCCCACCCCGACGACATGGAGTTCGGCGCCGCGGCGGCCGTCGCGCGCTGGACGCGGCAGGGCAAGAAGATCGTCTACTGCATGGTGACCAGCGGGGAGGCCGGTATCGATGGCATGCACCCCGAGCAGTGCGCGAAGACGCGGGAGGCCGAGCAGGTGGAGTCCGCCCGCATCGTCGGCGTGGACGTCGTGGATTTCCTGCGGCTGCCCGACGGCATCCTGGAGTACGGGGTGCCGCTGCGCCGCGCCATCGCCGCCGAGGTGCGCAAGCACCGTCCGGATATCGTCGTCACCAACAACTTTCGGGATGGTTGGGGCGGGCGGGCGCTGAACCAGGCCGACCACATTGCGACGGGGAAGGCGACGTTGGACGCGGTCCGCGACGCCGGCAACCGGTGGATCTTCGCCGAGCAACTCGTCGACGGCACCGAACCGTGGGGCGGGGTGCAGGAGGTCTGGGCCGCGGGCTCCCCGGGCGCCGAGCACGGCGTCGACATCACCGACACCTTCGACCTGGGCGTGGAGTCGCTGCGGACCCACCGCGCCTACATCGACGGACTGGGTTGGGAGCACTTCGACCCGGCGGAATTTCTCGCCGAGGCGTCCCGGCAGGCCGGGGCGCGGATGGGCGTGACTCACGCGACGATGTTCGAGGTCTTCTCCATGGGCTGGGGCGACTGA
- a CDS encoding type II toxin-antitoxin system Phd/YefM family antitoxin — MQDKTVTSTEAKATLNALLAEVERSGTAVTITSRGRPVAVLSPVHEKPRRFGQLPTLTVPEDFDDPLPDAELAVWEGDS; from the coding sequence ATGCAGGACAAGACAGTGACCAGTACGGAAGCGAAGGCCACGCTGAACGCCCTGCTGGCCGAGGTTGAGCGCAGTGGCACGGCGGTCACGATCACCAGTCGGGGACGCCCGGTCGCGGTGCTTTCGCCTGTACACGAGAAGCCGCGTCGGTTCGGTCAGTTGCCCACTCTCACCGTCCCGGAGGACTTCGACGATCCGCTGCCCGACGCGGAATTGGCTGTCTGGGAGGGTGATTCGTGA
- a CDS encoding TetR/AcrR family transcriptional regulator, whose protein sequence is MARRRGWVGDPPNNDEEAAERIVAAAVKLMAQRGTAVSIAEVAAEIGVIRQTVYRYFPTADALMKAAAFASVDDFFDQLAAAVRGITDPADAMVEGVLFTLEEVARTPHLGTLLSESYGAARDVASETAQGFGLRMMTRFDVDWAQYGYDESAQRDLVEFTLRVMLSFFVAPNDAARSREELRRFLRDWLGSAILAQQQRRASAE, encoded by the coding sequence GTGGCGCGCAGACGCGGTTGGGTGGGCGATCCGCCGAACAACGACGAGGAGGCCGCCGAGCGGATCGTCGCCGCGGCGGTCAAGCTGATGGCCCAGCGGGGCACCGCCGTCAGCATCGCCGAGGTCGCCGCCGAGATCGGCGTCATCCGCCAGACCGTCTACCGCTACTTCCCGACCGCCGATGCGCTGATGAAGGCCGCGGCGTTCGCGTCCGTCGACGACTTCTTCGATCAACTCGCCGCCGCCGTGCGGGGCATCACCGACCCGGCCGACGCGATGGTCGAGGGGGTGCTGTTCACCCTGGAGGAGGTGGCGCGCACCCCGCATCTGGGCACGCTGCTCTCGGAGTCCTACGGCGCGGCCCGTGATGTCGCCTCGGAGACCGCGCAGGGCTTCGGGCTGCGGATGATGACGCGCTTCGACGTGGACTGGGCGCAGTACGGCTACGACGAGTCCGCCCAGCGTGACCTGGTCGAATTCACCCTGCGGGTGATGCTGTCGTTCTTCGTTGCGCCCAACGACGCGGCCCGCAGCCGCGAGGAACTGCGCCGGTTCCTGCGGGACTGGTTGGGCAGTGCGATCCTGGCGCAACAGCAGCGTCGGGCCTCCGCCGAGTAA
- a CDS encoding propanediol/glycerol family dehydratase large subunit, with product MHPEGTDTEQDHRLGRIRMLDQQAVNLDGFAEPDPELGMISHGSPYDPEPSWVVGEDGTVLEMDSVAAADFDTIDEFVVRYAIDHDQAPRSMAMADLELARMIVDSSVPRAKVLRICAGLTPAKMARVVATLNPVEIQMAMMKMRARRSPANQAHVTNRLDDPLLIAADAATAVVYGFRELEATVPVLDDAPAVAVGLLIGSQVPAPGALTQCAVEEARELKMGVRGLVSYAETVSVYGTEQVFTDGDDTPWSKAFLTSAYASRGIKMRLSSGAGSEVLMGQAERKSMNYLEARCVALAKGIGAQGVQNGGIDGAGITASVPGGVRELIAENLMVMLRGLESCSGNDSLMSESTMRRTSRTLPVLLSGSDFIFSGFGSVVAYDNMFGPSNFNAADLDDYLVMQRDWGVDGGLRSVEPTTLESMRRQAAEATRAVFEYLGLADFDDDHVEAVVGAEGSKDLPATDGVKVLHAATAIDQQGLTVLDVVAALDETGFPELAERVLGMAKARITGDYLQTAAIFDEQMNVLSALQDPNDYAGPGTGYRPTTERQEQIDTVRQARSVADLVKEQAQYAEPARLTTRGPAAVGDDPREVVIGVSPALGTKLFRSLSGLTVYDALEEILAGLEEEQCVPRLVRISGNIDLGYIGKAAARLSGSGVGVGLQAKGTTLIHRRDLPPLANLELLSVAPLISRDMYRLIGINAGRHAKGTPPAPMRNAYTEEAITARYHTQVVSMVAIERAESRHHDSTNVELEFQR from the coding sequence ATGCACCCAGAGGGCACAGACACCGAGCAGGACCACCGGCTGGGGCGTATCCGCATGCTGGATCAGCAGGCGGTGAATCTCGACGGATTCGCCGAGCCCGACCCCGAACTGGGCATGATCTCGCACGGTTCGCCCTACGACCCGGAGCCGTCGTGGGTGGTCGGCGAGGACGGCACCGTGCTCGAGATGGACTCGGTGGCCGCCGCGGACTTCGACACCATCGACGAATTCGTCGTGCGCTACGCCATCGATCATGATCAGGCGCCGCGGTCGATGGCCATGGCGGATCTGGAACTGGCCCGCATGATCGTCGATTCCAGCGTGCCGCGCGCCAAGGTACTGCGGATCTGCGCGGGGCTGACCCCGGCCAAGATGGCGCGGGTGGTCGCGACGCTGAATCCCGTCGAGATCCAGATGGCGATGATGAAGATGCGGGCCCGCCGCAGCCCCGCCAACCAGGCGCACGTGACCAACCGGCTCGACGATCCGCTGCTGATCGCCGCCGACGCCGCCACCGCCGTGGTCTACGGCTTCCGGGAGTTGGAGGCCACCGTCCCGGTGCTCGACGACGCGCCCGCGGTGGCCGTCGGTCTGCTGATCGGTTCGCAGGTGCCGGCGCCGGGCGCGTTGACCCAGTGCGCCGTCGAGGAGGCCCGCGAGCTGAAGATGGGTGTGCGGGGCCTGGTCTCGTACGCCGAGACCGTGTCGGTGTACGGCACCGAGCAGGTCTTCACCGACGGCGACGACACCCCGTGGTCCAAGGCGTTCCTGACCTCCGCCTACGCCTCGCGCGGCATCAAGATGCGGCTGTCCAGCGGCGCGGGTTCCGAGGTGCTGATGGGACAGGCCGAACGCAAGTCGATGAACTACCTCGAGGCCCGCTGCGTGGCGCTGGCCAAGGGGATCGGCGCCCAGGGCGTGCAGAACGGCGGTATCGACGGCGCCGGCATCACCGCCTCGGTACCCGGTGGCGTGCGGGAACTGATCGCCGAGAACCTCATGGTGATGCTGCGCGGACTCGAATCCTGCAGCGGCAACGACAGTTTGATGTCGGAGTCCACCATGCGCCGGACCAGTCGCACCCTGCCGGTGCTGCTGTCCGGGTCGGACTTCATCTTCTCCGGGTTCGGCTCGGTGGTGGCCTACGACAACATGTTCGGGCCGTCGAACTTCAACGCGGCCGACCTGGACGACTACCTGGTGATGCAGAGGGACTGGGGTGTCGACGGTGGGCTGCGTTCGGTGGAGCCCACGACGCTGGAGTCCATGCGCCGCCAGGCCGCCGAGGCCACCCGCGCGGTCTTCGAGTACTTGGGCCTGGCCGACTTCGACGACGACCACGTCGAGGCCGTCGTCGGGGCGGAGGGCTCCAAGGATCTGCCCGCCACCGACGGGGTGAAGGTGCTGCACGCCGCCACCGCCATCGACCAGCAGGGCCTGACGGTGCTCGACGTGGTGGCCGCGCTCGACGAGACGGGCTTCCCGGAGTTGGCCGAGCGGGTGCTGGGCATGGCCAAGGCGCGCATCACCGGCGACTATCTGCAGACCGCCGCGATCTTCGACGAACAGATGAACGTGCTCTCGGCGCTGCAGGACCCGAACGACTATGCCGGTCCCGGAACGGGTTACCGCCCGACGACGGAGCGCCAGGAGCAGATCGACACGGTGCGCCAAGCCCGCTCGGTCGCCGACCTGGTCAAGGAGCAGGCGCAGTACGCCGAACCGGCCCGGCTGACCACGCGCGGACCGGCCGCCGTGGGCGACGATCCGCGCGAGGTCGTCATCGGCGTCTCGCCGGCGTTGGGCACCAAGCTGTTTCGCAGCCTGTCCGGGTTGACGGTCTACGACGCGCTCGAGGAGATCCTGGCCGGGCTCGAGGAGGAACAGTGCGTGCCGCGGCTGGTGCGCATCAGCGGCAACATCGATCTGGGCTACATCGGCAAGGCCGCCGCGCGGCTGTCCGGCTCCGGGGTCGGGGTGGGCCTGCAGGCCAAGGGCACCACGCTGATCCACCGCCGTGACCTGCCGCCGCTGGCCAACCTCGAACTGCTCAGCGTCGCACCGTTGATCAGCCGCGACATGTACCGGTTGATCGGGATCAACGCCGGCCGGCACGCCAAGGGCACACCGCCGGCCCCGATGCGCAACGCCTACACCGAGGAGGCGATCACCGCGCGGTATCACACCCAGGTGGTCTCGATGGTCGCCATCGAACGCGCGGAGTCCCGCCATCACGACAGCACCAACGTCGAATTGGAGTTCCAGCGATGA
- a CDS encoding type II toxin-antitoxin system VapC family toxin, with the protein MATPEQLRPEIREMLSNRKCAIWVSAASAWEIAIKTKLGRLDGEILLSAWSEILGDMAAGELSIDAQDAILAGRLPWEHRDPFDRVLVAQAVRRNLTVVTRDARILGASLAPTLTA; encoded by the coding sequence GTGGCTACGCCCGAACAGCTGCGACCGGAAATCCGAGAGATGCTCTCCAACAGGAAGTGCGCCATCTGGGTCTCGGCCGCGTCGGCCTGGGAGATCGCGATCAAGACGAAGTTGGGCCGGCTGGACGGGGAGATCCTGCTGTCCGCATGGTCGGAGATCCTCGGTGACATGGCGGCGGGCGAGCTTTCGATCGATGCGCAAGACGCCATCCTGGCGGGACGCTTGCCGTGGGAGCATCGCGACCCATTCGACCGGGTGCTGGTCGCTCAGGCGGTGCGTCGCAATCTCACCGTCGTCACCCGTGATGCGCGGATCCTCGGCGCTTCGCTGGCGCCGACGCTCACGGCCTGA
- a CDS encoding cutinase family protein, whose product MLRHLGIAVVAAALPLAGLVTGTAAAAPACADVHWIGAAGSGQRDGAGLTANGGMGDVVYQSYQQLRSELAVDGQTMTAEAVQYPAAPVPVDGGLGGWMDFMDSVEDGADATAEQLDAYTEKCPDTKVVLAGYSQGAMVIHRNLHDLGDDPRIAAALLVADGDRLPADTTIKMGSTAVLPSVGKGVAQEHSFLASTDTSPLPASIGARTVSVCDVGDPVCDYDPDQDDALSPSAIAIHTAYSPTGSGVHAWGTPLYQLVAGAVAAPESGTVVTAHGA is encoded by the coding sequence GTGCTTCGTCACCTGGGAATAGCCGTCGTGGCGGCCGCGCTGCCGCTGGCCGGCCTGGTCACGGGGACCGCGGCGGCGGCCCCCGCCTGCGCCGACGTGCACTGGATCGGCGCCGCCGGATCCGGTCAGCGCGACGGTGCGGGCCTGACCGCCAACGGCGGCATGGGTGACGTCGTCTACCAGTCCTATCAGCAACTGCGCTCCGAGTTGGCCGTCGACGGGCAGACCATGACCGCCGAGGCCGTCCAGTACCCGGCGGCGCCTGTGCCGGTCGACGGCGGCCTGGGCGGCTGGATGGACTTCATGGACAGCGTCGAGGACGGCGCCGACGCCACCGCCGAGCAGCTCGACGCCTACACCGAGAAGTGCCCGGACACCAAGGTGGTGCTCGCCGGATATTCGCAGGGCGCCATGGTGATTCACCGCAACCTGCACGACTTGGGTGACGACCCGCGCATCGCCGCGGCTCTGCTGGTTGCCGACGGCGACCGACTGCCGGCCGACACCACCATCAAGATGGGGTCGACGGCCGTGCTGCCCAGTGTGGGCAAGGGTGTGGCGCAAGAACATTCGTTCCTGGCCTCGACGGACACCTCGCCGCTGCCGGCCTCGATCGGCGCCCGCACCGTCAGCGTCTGCGACGTCGGCGACCCGGTGTGCGACTACGACCCGGATCAGGACGACGCCCTGTCGCCTTCTGCGATCGCGATCCACACCGCGTACTCGCCGACCGGCAGCGGCGTGCACGCCTGGGGGACGCCGCTGTATCAACTGGTCGCCGGGGCCGTCGCCGCGCCGGAGTCGGGGACGGTGGTCACCGCCCACGGGGCGTGA
- a CDS encoding fused (3R)-hydroxyacyl-ACP dehydratase subunits HadA/HadB, which translates to MTAAAEMSALEARVGHYYKMDQPYLVGREKVREYARAVQDYHPVHWDVDAAAELGYSGLVAPLTFTSTPAMACNRRMFEEVVVGYDTYMQTEEVFEQHRPIVAGDELEIDVELTSVRKIAGRDLITVTNTFTDTAGERVHTLHTTVVGVTAEDVDPAIKGAVQKAMMHDMNILDIGESDGAYHKTVRPEGEVRIASPGDRAPATPSFDAVQVGDELPVHHTRLSRGDLVNYAGVAGDANPIHWDEGIAKFAGLPDVIAHGMLTMGLGAGFASTWSGDPGAVTRFAVRLSAPAVVPAAEGADIEFSGRIKSLDPETRSGVVIVGAKSGGRKIFGLATLGVRFS; encoded by the coding sequence ATGACCGCAGCAGCAGAAATGTCGGCGCTCGAAGCCCGGGTCGGCCACTACTACAAGATGGACCAGCCGTACCTGGTCGGCCGCGAGAAGGTGCGCGAGTACGCCCGCGCCGTGCAGGACTACCACCCCGTGCACTGGGACGTCGACGCTGCCGCCGAGCTGGGCTATTCGGGCCTGGTCGCGCCGTTGACCTTCACCTCCACCCCGGCCATGGCCTGCAACCGCCGCATGTTCGAAGAGGTCGTCGTCGGCTACGACACCTACATGCAGACCGAGGAGGTCTTCGAGCAGCACCGCCCGATCGTCGCCGGCGATGAGTTGGAGATCGACGTCGAGCTGACGTCGGTGCGCAAGATCGCCGGCCGGGACCTGATCACGGTGACCAATACGTTCACCGACACCGCCGGCGAGCGGGTGCACACGCTGCACACCACCGTCGTCGGCGTGACCGCCGAGGACGTCGATCCGGCCATCAAGGGCGCCGTGCAGAAGGCCATGATGCACGACATGAACATCCTCGACATCGGGGAGTCCGACGGCGCCTACCACAAGACGGTGCGCCCCGAGGGTGAGGTGCGCATCGCCTCCCCCGGCGATCGCGCCCCCGCGACCCCGTCCTTCGACGCGGTGCAGGTGGGCGACGAGTTGCCCGTCCACCACACCCGGCTGTCCCGCGGTGACCTGGTGAACTACGCCGGGGTCGCCGGCGACGCCAACCCGATCCACTGGGACGAGGGCATCGCCAAGTTCGCCGGGCTGCCGGATGTGATCGCGCACGGCATGCTCACCATGGGCCTGGGCGCCGGATTCGCCTCGACCTGGTCGGGCGACCCGGGCGCGGTCACCCGCTTCGCGGTGCGGCTGTCGGCGCCGGCGGTCGTGCCGGCCGCCGAGGGCGCGGATATCGAGTTCAGCGGTCGGATCAAGTCGCTGGACCCCGAGACCCGCAGCGGCGTCGTCATCGTCGGCGCGAAATCCGGTGGCCGCAAGATCTTCGGCCTGGCGACGCTGGGTGTGCGCTTCAGCTGA
- a CDS encoding PucR family transcriptional regulator yields the protein MARESPLTVAMALTVPPLDQGTVIAGQRGLQREVRWVDIMHAPAEAFVRAGDLVLTTGADTRQPGVREFLTYVVATSEAAGLVLSPPPEIPTGELLSSLVPLADDRDFPVVSLPWEIAFAAVQKSLLPQINPVDARVQMVVGRSAGDDDGWNDMADAFAEAMDGTEDADGPRQFAEVLRQHPQSMAAVLRTLQPLVDYDRTRRGQLVHTLEILLNEAANISAAARALYLNRHSLLYRIKLIEELTGLSLKDPADRFQLEVSVRVHRIDVSNG from the coding sequence ATGGCTCGGGAATCGCCGCTGACTGTGGCGATGGCCCTGACCGTTCCGCCGCTCGACCAGGGAACGGTGATCGCGGGCCAACGCGGACTGCAGCGCGAAGTGCGCTGGGTCGACATCATGCACGCGCCCGCCGAGGCCTTCGTGCGGGCCGGCGACCTGGTGCTCACCACCGGCGCCGACACCCGCCAGCCCGGCGTCCGCGAGTTCCTCACCTATGTCGTCGCCACCTCGGAGGCGGCCGGACTGGTGCTGAGCCCGCCACCGGAGATCCCCACCGGCGAGCTGCTGTCGTCGCTGGTGCCGCTGGCCGACGACCGGGACTTCCCGGTGGTGAGCCTGCCCTGGGAGATCGCGTTCGCCGCCGTCCAGAAAAGCCTTCTGCCGCAGATCAATCCGGTCGACGCCCGGGTGCAGATGGTGGTCGGCCGATCCGCGGGGGACGACGACGGCTGGAACGACATGGCCGACGCGTTCGCCGAGGCGATGGACGGTACCGAGGACGCGGACGGACCGCGCCAGTTCGCCGAGGTACTGCGGCAGCACCCGCAGAGTATGGCGGCCGTCCTGCGGACGTTGCAGCCGCTGGTCGACTACGACCGCACGCGCCGCGGACAACTCGTCCACACCCTGGAGATCCTGCTCAACGAGGCGGCCAACATCAGCGCAGCCGCCCGAGCCCTCTACCTGAACCGGCATTCCCTGCTCTATCGGATCAAGCTCATCGAGGAACTCACCGGGCTGTCGCTGAAGGATCCCGCGGATCGCTTCCAGTTGGAGGTCAGCGTCCGGGTGCATCGGATCGACGTCTCGAACGGATGA
- a CDS encoding APC family permease → MSEVVNTDDTRAKDAPNDGRTHLRGNLGVAAIVLMVVAAAAPLSTIGGNVPIAMVLGQTAGIPVAFLVAGVIFLLFAASFVAMSKYVKEAGAFYAYIQKGLGKAAGTGAAVLALPAYMATLLGVAAYDGVILAGFIERFGGPSIPWWLLTALVLAIIAWMGYRHISLSAKVLGIFLVSEVAILVVLDFVIVIQGGQEGITGDSFTPEGLAGGVGIALLYALWGFVGVEATAVFRDEAKDPDRTVPRATYWAVAIVATFYAFSSWALIEGNGGNKAIAVAEADPDNFMVNTAQQYLGMLGRDLTTGLWFISVFACALAFHNIATRYAFVLGQNSVFSKRFGQVHAQHGSPSNASLLISVLTFVIMGVLAALQLDPVLGIFGPLGGLGILALAILWLLTTISVVIFFSRRGNSTGTVVLASAATLGLAAALVLVVSNLTLVVGGTPTTAAIFGLMPLVFFGIGMLLGRRSNADLTSTPAGL, encoded by the coding sequence ATGTCCGAGGTTGTCAACACCGACGACACGCGTGCCAAGGATGCGCCCAACGACGGTCGCACCCACCTGCGCGGCAACCTGGGCGTCGCCGCCATCGTCTTGATGGTGGTCGCCGCGGCCGCGCCGCTGTCGACCATCGGCGGCAACGTGCCGATCGCGATGGTGCTGGGCCAGACCGCGGGCATTCCCGTGGCGTTCCTGGTGGCGGGCGTGATCTTCCTGCTGTTCGCGGCCAGCTTCGTGGCGATGTCGAAGTACGTCAAAGAGGCCGGCGCGTTCTACGCCTACATCCAGAAGGGCCTGGGCAAGGCCGCCGGCACCGGCGCGGCCGTGCTGGCGCTGCCGGCCTACATGGCGACGCTGCTGGGCGTGGCCGCCTACGACGGCGTGATCCTCGCTGGGTTCATCGAGCGCTTCGGCGGACCGTCGATCCCGTGGTGGCTGCTGACCGCGCTGGTCCTCGCGATCATCGCGTGGATGGGCTACCGCCACATCAGCTTGAGCGCCAAGGTGCTGGGCATCTTCCTGGTCTCCGAGGTCGCCATCCTGGTGGTGCTCGACTTCGTCATCGTCATCCAGGGCGGCCAGGAAGGCATCACCGGCGATTCGTTCACGCCGGAGGGCCTCGCGGGCGGCGTCGGGATCGCCCTGCTCTACGCGCTGTGGGGATTCGTCGGCGTCGAGGCCACCGCCGTCTTCCGCGACGAGGCCAAGGACCCCGACCGCACCGTCCCCCGGGCGACCTACTGGGCCGTCGCCATCGTCGCCACCTTCTACGCCTTCTCCAGCTGGGCCCTGATCGAGGGCAACGGCGGCAACAAGGCAATCGCGGTGGCCGAGGCCGACCCCGACAACTTCATGGTGAACACCGCGCAGCAGTACCTGGGCATGCTCGGCCGCGACCTCACCACCGGCCTGTGGTTCATCAGCGTGTTCGCCTGCGCGTTGGCCTTCCACAACATCGCCACCCGCTACGCGTTCGTGCTGGGCCAGAACAGCGTGTTCTCCAAGCGCTTCGGTCAGGTCCACGCGCAACACGGATCGCCGTCGAACGCCTCGCTGCTGATCAGCGTGCTGACCTTCGTGATCATGGGTGTGCTGGCGGCGCTGCAGCTCGATCCGGTGCTGGGGATCTTCGGACCGCTGGGCGGCCTGGGCATCCTGGCGCTGGCCATCCTGTGGCTGCTGACCACCATCTCCGTGGTGATCTTCTTCAGCCGCCGCGGCAACTCGACAGGCACCGTGGTGCTCGCGTCGGCGGCGACGCTGGGCCTGGCCGCGGCGCTGGTGCTGGTCGTGTCCAACCTGACCCTCGTGGTCGGTGGCACCCCGACCACCGCGGCCATCTTCGGTCTGATGCCCCTGGTCTTCTTCGGCATCGGCATGCTGCTGGGCCGCCGGTCCAACGCCGACCTGACCTCCACCCCCGCGGGTCTGTAG